The proteins below come from a single Juglans regia cultivar Chandler chromosome 12, Walnut 2.0, whole genome shotgun sequence genomic window:
- the LOC109005057 gene encoding formin-like protein 1: MPTAAAAAVLLLTLFSTASATTPSNLSRRRHHRHLLHQPFFPPLDSFPPTQPPSSSPYSQPQLQQPKLPFSSSSSSSSTPPKSFFPSYPSPPPPPSQTSLATFPANISELLLPHPSPSSISDRHLIAIFVSVSLLIVALFSAISAFLYCRKHAFFTTTANVMDKTPHSDNLRLYPPNIATSDGSYKHPHSGSSNTSSEFLYIGTLANSHGVYDEDIANSSNVGVSATTQYLKLGSPELKPLPPLPKHSFKQRYGNSELGSSENRENNEEGEEEEEFFSPRGSSGRKDSPVHIGSSPQRLFNAENFGSRSFNSRTASDPCSDSASPTNSFFNSASPALNLSTTSLKSKSPDFMIGFPAPVPARPIMTSMSSLSSSTSSSSSERGSWNTQNSPTRNSDVSEQSKRCPSRTDSVPIKLPPPPPPLPPPRFWEAPASQKQTRDPDLGPPVLVTPTGPVLLQNVATEQLQSNGTAERNEDTPRPKLKPLHWDKVRASSDRAMVWDQLKSSSFELNEEMIEALFMINNSNNTNMTLKDGGRRVILPSPNLENRVLDPKKSQNIAILLRALDVTIEEVCEALLEGNSDTLGSELLESLLKMAPSKEEERKLKEFKDESPFKLGPAEKFLKKVLDIPFAFKRVDAMLYIANFDSEVEYLLRSFETLEVGCEELRNSRMFLKLLEAVLKTGNRMNVGTNRGDAHAFKLDTLLKLVDVKGTDGKTTLLHFVVQEIIRAEGSSLSSTIQSEPTKKNQQSAFRDDIECRKLGLQVVSGLSGELTNVKKAATMDSDVLSSEVAKLAGGITKISEVLKLNEEISLKQTSRRFSESMHGFLKKAGEEILKIQAEEKVAFSLVKEITEYFHGNSAKEEAHPFRIFTVVRDFLSILDGVCREVGKVNERTIIGSARQFPAPANPSLPQAFSGFNGRQHYDSSDDESSSSS, translated from the exons ATGCCAaccgccgccgccgccgccgtTCTCCTCCTCACCCTCTTCTCCACCGCCAGTGCTACAACGCCTTCCAACTTATCTCGGAGGAGACACCACCGCCACCTCCTTCACCAGCCCTTTTTCCCTCCTCTGGACTCCTTCCCTCCAACCCAACCCCCTTCCTCCTCTCCCTATTCGCAGCCACAACTACAACAACCAAAACtccctttctcttcctcttcatcttcttcctccaccCCACCAAAATCTTTCTTCCCATCCTACCCCTCTCCACCGCCTCCTCCCTCCCAAACTAGCCTTGCAACCTTTCCAGCTAACATCTCCGAGCTCCTCCTACCTCACCCCTCCCCCTCCTCTATCTCCGACCGCCACCTCATCGCCATCTTCGTCTCCGTCTCTCTCCTTATCGTCGCTCTCTTCTCCGCCATTTCCGCTTTCCTCTACTGCCGCAAACACGCATTCTTCACCACTACCGCCAACGTCATGGATAAGACCCCTCACTCCGACAACCTCCGCTTGTACCCGCCCAACATCGCCACCTCTGATGGTAGCTACAAGCATCCTCACTCGGGTTCATCCAACACCAGCTCCGAATTTCTCTACATTGGTACCTTAGCTAATTCCCATGGAGTCTACGACGAAGATATAGCGAATTCAAGCAATGTTGGCGTCTCGGCCACGACCCAGTACCTAAAACTTGGTTCACCGGAGCTCAAGCCGCTTCCGCCGCTTCCAAAGCACAGCTTTAAGCAGAGATATGGAAATTCTGAATTGGGCTCCTCTGAGAATCGGGAAAATAACGAAGAaggggaggaagaagaagaattcttTTCTCCTAGAGGGTCTTCCGGCCGAAAAGATAGTCCCGTTCATATAGGATCGAGCCCCCAAAGATTGTTTAACGCTGAAAATTTCGGAAGTAGAAGCTTCAATTCAAGAACTGCATCGGACCCGTGTTCGGATTCAGCTTCCCCAacgaattctttttttaattctgcGTCCCCAGCATTGAACTTGAGTACCACAAGCTTGAAATCGAAGTCCCCGGACTTCATGATTGGTTTCCCAGCTCCGGTTCCGGCTCGGCCAATAATGACATCAATGTCGTCTCTTTCTTCATCTACGTCTTCATCATCATCCGAGAGAGGTTCATGGAATACTCAGAATTCGCCGACAAGAAATTCAGATGTTTCAGAGCAGAGTAAGCGATGCCCATCAAGAACTGATAGTGTGCCGATAAAACTGCCTCCGCCGCCGCCTCCACTGCCACCTCCAAGGTTTTGGGAGGCTCCGGCCTCTCAGAAGCAGACCCGGGACCCGGACCTAGGGCCGCCAGTTCTTGTAACACCTACTGGGCCTGTTCTGTTGCAAAATGTCGCAACTGAACAATTACAGAGCAACGGAACAGCAGAGAGAAATGAGGACACTCCGAGGCCAAAGTTGAAACCTTTACATTGGGATAAGGTTAGAGCGAGCTCTGATCGAGCTATGGTGTGGGATCAGCTGAAATCTAGCTCTTTCGA ACTGAATGAAGAAATGATTGAGGCACtttttatgatcaataataGCAATAATACGAATATGACCCTGAAAGATGGTGGGAGGCGTGTGATTCTCCCTTCGCCAAACCTGGAGAATCGGGTGCTTGATCCAAAGAAGTCTCAGAATATTGCGATTCTGTTGAGGGCACTAGATGTGACCATTGAGGAAGTCTGTGAAGCCCTTTTGGAAG GTAACTCTGATACTTTGGGTTCCGAACTTCTTGAAAGTTTATTAAAGATGGCtccttcaaaagaagaagagcGTAAACTAAAGGAGTTCAAAGATGAATCACCATTTAAGCTAGGCCCAGCCGAGAAATTTCTCAAGAAGGTGCTTGATATACCATTTGCATTCAAAAGGGTGGATGCAATGCTCTACATTGCCAATTTTGATTCAGAAGTTGAATACCTTCTAAGGTCTTTTGAAACTCTAGAG GTAGGTTGTGAAGAATTGAGAAACAGCAGAATGTTCCTGAAGCTTCTTGAGGCTGTGCTCAAAACTGGGAACCGCATGAATGTTGGCACCAACCGTGGTGATGCCCATGCGTTCAAGCTGGACACTCTTCTCAAGCTTGTTGATGTTAAGGGTACTGACGGAAAAACCACTCTACTGCATTTTGTTGTACAGGAAATCATTAGAGCTGAAGGTTCTAGTCTTTCCAGTACCATTCAAAGTGAACCGACTAAGAAAAATCAGCAATCTGCTTTCCGGGATGATATTGAATGTAGGAAGCTTGGCTTGCAAGTTGTTTCGGGTTTGAGTGGAGAGCTCACCAATGTGAAGAAAGCTGCTACAATGGATTCAGATGTGCTCAGCAGCGAAGTTGCAAAGCTTGCTGGAGGAATCACGAAAATATCTGAAGTCCTGAAATTAAATGAAGAAATTTCATTGAAGCAGACTAGCCGGAGATTTTCAGAGTCAATGCATGGGTTCTTGAAGAAGGCTGGGGAAGAGATTCTAAAGATCCAAGCCGAAGAGAAAGTTGCTTTCTCTCTTGTGAAGGAAATAACTGAATATTTCCACGGGAACTCAGCTAAAGAAGAAGCTCATCCATTTCGGATCTTCACGGTGGTGAGAGATTTTCTTTCAATTCTTGATGGGGTATGCAGGGAAGTTGGCAAGGTTAATGAGAGAACTATCATCGGCTCAGCCCGCCAATTTCCTGCACCTGCGAATCCATCCCTTCCACAGGCATTTTCTGGGTTTAATGGAAGGCAGCATTATGATTCCTCGGATGATGAGAGTTCATCCTCATCATAG